A segment of the Lycium barbarum isolate Lr01 chromosome 7, ASM1917538v2, whole genome shotgun sequence genome:
gccTAGAACAGTTTGATTAATCCTTAATTTAAACAAATTTAGGTTCCAATTATTAGCATTTAGATTAACGTTAAAGTGGTTGCTTTTTCGACAGTGGCACCAAACTCTCTTTCATACCCTTATTTTTCTCAACAAACAAATGTACGCGGTCCAAATCGAGCACAATATAAGCCCCCTTTTTTAGGGTTCCAAAAAAACATCCTTACCCTTTGTCTTTTGATACTTTTCTCTTTCCTTGTCTACTCAATTCTTCAAATTACATCACTCCTTTACTCTCATTTTAGTGAAATTAAAGGTAAAGTTCATTTTAGGGGGTACTTGAAATTTGTTGCACTAATCATTTCCATCAATTCTTGGTTGCTCTAGTGAAGAATTATTGTGGGGTTGTCACTAATTTTCATTTCAAAGTTTCTATTTCCATTTGTCTATGTAATTTGATCAATTCTTGATCATATTTAAGGTGTTCTAGTGAAGAGTTTATGTGGGGTTGTCACTAATTTTCATTTCAAAGTTTCTATTTTTATCTTGGATTATTCCATTTTGCATATGTAATTTGGAGTTTCAGCTTGAAAAATTGATCTTTCTTTGATCATTTCAAGTTCCATTAAGCCTGGGATTTGGAAATTTGATATAAAtatccagtttttttttttttttcactactTATCTGTCTGTCCAAACAGCAATTTTTATTTGCGGGGTTTCCTTTGTGAGACCTTTTGGGTTGAATTTCAAGATTTCTGGGGGGTATTTTGATTGTTTAATGTAAAATCAAGAAATGCCAGCTACAGATTATCAAGGAGCATCTGCGTCATTTTCAACTTTTGGGCGATCCATTCTAAGCATACGTACTCGTGATCAAGTACATTCGATGGAATCTGTAAGCACTAGCCAAGAACTCGAACTCGAACTCGAAGCTTTTCAAAAACAAGTAGCTGAGGGTTTCAATGATTTAGCATCTGCAGATAATGATCAAATCCTTTCAATTCCATGGATTCACAAATTATTAGatgttttcctttcttgccaGGAACAGTTTAGGGCCATTGTGTTTAAGCATAATAAAGGGTCCTTCAATAAGTCCCCCGCGGATCGTTATGTGATTGAATATTTCGAAAGGAGTGTGAAAGCTTTAGATGTTTGTAATGCGATACGAGATGGGATTGAGTTGATAAGGCAATGGCAGAAGCAGTTGGAGATTGTTTATTACGCGTTAAACAATCAGAGGAGTATTGGGGAAGGGCAGATTCGTCGTTCCATGAAAGCTTTGATTGATTTGGCAATCGGAATGcttgatgaaaaagagagtaatTCAAGTTATGCTCATAGAAACCGGTCATTCGGACGAAACAATGCCCAGAAGGATCAGAATTCGTTGGGCCAATATCGATCGTTGTCGTGGAGTGTATCGCGGAATTGGTCTGCTGCTAAGCAACTTCAAGCGATTGGTCAAAACTTAAATGCTCCGAAAAGTAACGAAATTATTGCCACCAATGGATTAGCTGTGGCTGTTTTTACAATGAGCTATGTGCTTTATTTCGTAATGTGGGCCCTTGTGGCTGCGATTCCGTGCCAAGACCGTGGACTTCAGACGCATTTCCATGTTACTAGGCAATTCATTTGGGCTGCTCCGGTTCTCTCCCTTCACGAGAGGATTTTGGAGGAGTCAAGGAAGAGGGACCGTAGAAGTGCTTGTGGATTGTTGAGGGAGATCAATAAGATTGAGAAATGTGCTCGCCACATGAATGAATTGACTGATACCATTCATTTCCCCCTTTCAGAGGAAAAGGAAGCGGAAGTTAAGCAAAGAGTTCATGAGCTTGGGCTAGTTTACTATTCTCTAAAGGACGGATTGGGCCCTTTGGAGCGCCAAGTAAGAGAAGTGTTTCATAGGATTGTTCGAAGCAGAACTGAAGGGCTTGACTCTATTGGATGAGGGATTCATGAGTGACACAGGTAACTACGCGACGAGGTATTGTAAGTGGCATGGTAGAGTGGCTCTGCCACCACGATCCACTAAGATTCAACCCTTTGTCGTTCCGATTAGTAAAGGAAAAAAAAGATTTCATTTAGAGTTGTAGTAgttgagtgtgtgtgtgtgtgtctgcaACCATTGTTAGAAGAGCAGATTATGCTTTCAATTTCcccttgttttcttttctttctgttTGCCCTTTTTTAGATGAGAAGAAAAGAGGAGGATTAAATGGTGCAATGTCCCAAAATAGTTGATGAGGTAAAAAGTCATGTATTTATTACTATTTATTAAGTAAAGAATGCAACATAGTGGGATCTCTGGTCCATATTGTTGTGGTGTTCATCTTGTTTAGGATTGTATTCGAGTTACTCAGTTTTCTTTTTCCTCTGCTGAGTTTCTTTTCAACATTTTGTTTATGATGCTGTAATTGGTGATTAATATATATTTCATTGAAGCTCTTGCATTCTATTTTTAGCTTCTGTCATTGTAAAATTATTGTATTTTGAGCAATATCTCCAAATAATTTTCATATGGTTTCTGATCTTTCATTGCGCAAGTCTGTTCTCTTTACATTAACATTCCATAGCTTACTATTTTCTCCTATTGGATGGGATGACACTTTCCCTTTTGGTTCTCATTTTCTGCTAACTCAAAAATTACCCTTTCAAATTCCAggatagtgtttttttttttttttttttttctgacatGAGTGCTGGCTTTGTCATTGACCGTCTCTCCGGTCAATAACAGAACTTAGTTAATGACTTATTCAAAGGTTTTCTTGACCAATGACTATCTGAAGAAGTGTTCCTGTTTTCCACTTGAAATTTTCTGATCTTTCAGGTTAGGAGTATTAAACAATTCTCATCATGTGAGTTAAAAGGAGGTTGTGGTCTCAAGATTTTGGTCAAAGCTCTGGCTttcttgttgaccgagtcaaagGTTTCGATAATGGTGGCCACAAAGTTAATTCTAGTCAAAGAAACACATTTCAGGTAATGActtcggtgcactaagctcccgctatgcgcggggtccggggaagggccggaccacaagggtctattgtacgcagccttaccttgcatttctgcaagaggatgtttccacggctcgaacccgtgacctcctggtcacatgacagcaactttaccagttacgccaaagCTTCCCTTATCTTCAGGTAATGACTAATTTCACTAATTTGCTTGCATGTTCGTG
Coding sequences within it:
- the LOC132603876 gene encoding protein BYPASS1-LIKE-like, with amino-acid sequence MPATDYQGASASFSTFGRSILSIRTRDQVHSMESVSTSQELELELEAFQKQVAEGFNDLASADNDQILSIPWIHKLLDVFLSCQEQFRAIVFKHNKGSFNKSPADRYVIEYFERSVKALDVCNAIRDGIELIRQWQKQLEIVYYALNNQRSIGEGQIRRSMKALIDLAIGMLDEKESNSSYAHRNRSFGRNNAQKDQNSLGQYRSLSWSVSRNWSAAKQLQAIGQNLNAPKSNEIIATNGLAVAVFTMSYVLYFVMWALVAAIPCQDRGLQTHFHVTRQFIWAAPVLSLHERILEESRKRDRRSACGLLREINKIEKCARHMNELTDTIHFPLSEEKEAEVKQRVHELGLVYYSLKDGLGPLERQVREVFHRIVRSRTEGLDSIG